Proteins co-encoded in one Arachis hypogaea cultivar Tifrunner chromosome 11, arahy.Tifrunner.gnm2.J5K5, whole genome shotgun sequence genomic window:
- the LOC112722202 gene encoding uncharacterized protein isoform X4 — protein MKKLTAIVSIFVILTFSFHEIAYVSSSPLLHHAKQVHEEKSSTVRNLEQDQEHAGEVHCSRERSRAARKVIEQSHDNCLADLCGALHCDAVMNSKFSRTKCYPAAAAKNRHLYFVQSLADSCFSISQGPSASRLHELFIHQFCDAHTCSGKQKPFSRGGKEQSSFFRLAAGALILVLLPVFYLFLYLVQSDMKGRTQELRRISKAGWKVKPS, from the exons ATGAAGAAGCTCACTGCAATTGTTTCCATTTTCGTGATCTTAACTTTCTCTTTTCATGAAATCGCGTATgtttcttcatctcctctcttACACCACGCAAAACAG GTTCACGAAGAGAAATCTTCTACTGTAAG AAATCTTGAACAGGATCAAGAGCATGCTGGTGAAGTGCATTGCTCTAGAGAAAGAAGTAGGGCAGCTCGGAAAGTGATAGAACAG AGTCATGATAATTGCTTGGCTGATTTATGTGGAGCATTGCATTGTGATGCTGTTATGAATTCCAAGTTCTCTAGAACTAAGTGTTATCCAGCAGCTGCCGCAAAAAACCGTCACCTAT ATTTTGTCCAGAGTCTTGCTGACAGTTGCTTTTCCATAAGCCAGGGGCCATCAGCAAGCCGTCTTCATG AATTGTTTATACACCAGTTTTGTGATGCTCACACCTGCTCAGGGAAACAGAAGCCCTTCTCTAGAGGAGGCAAG GAGCAAAGTAGTTTCTTCCGCCTGGCTGCTGGAGCATTGATCTTGGTGCTACTTCCTGTGTtctatctttttctttatcttgttCAAAG TGATATGAAGGGTCGAACTCAGGAGCTTCGTCGCATCTCAAAAGCAGGATGGAAAGTCAAACCATCATGA
- the LOC112722202 gene encoding uncharacterized protein isoform X3, translated as MKKLTAIVSIFVILTFSFHEIAYVSSSPLLHHAKQVHEEKSSTVRNLEQDQEHAGEVHCSRERSRAARKVIEQYLTPFVERENYHFSRNCRLHPENDIFRDQEEHKIFVDRHDWRCGYCRKVFREEKFLDQHFDNRHSNLLNVSHDNCLADLCGALHCDAVMNSKFSRTKCYPAAAAKNRHLCEGPSASRLHELFIHQFCDAHTCSGKQKPFSRGGKEQSSFFRLAAGALILVLLPVFYLFLYLVQSDMKGRTQELRRISKAGWKVKPS; from the exons ATGAAGAAGCTCACTGCAATTGTTTCCATTTTCGTGATCTTAACTTTCTCTTTTCATGAAATCGCGTATgtttcttcatctcctctcttACACCACGCAAAACAG GTTCACGAAGAGAAATCTTCTACTGTAAG AAATCTTGAACAGGATCAAGAGCATGCTGGTGAAGTGCATTGCTCTAGAGAAAGAAGTAGGGCAGCTCGGAAAGTGATAGAACAG TACTTGACACCGTTTGTTGAGCGAGAAAACTATCATTTTTCAAGAAACTGTAGACTTCACCCTGAAAATGATATATTCAGGGATCAGGAGGAGCATAAAATTTTCGTAGACAGGCATGATTGGCGGTGTGGATATTGTAGAAAAGTTTTCCGTGAAGAAAAATTTCTTGATCAGCATTTTGATAACAGGCACTCCAATCTTCTGAATGTA AGTCATGATAATTGCTTGGCTGATTTATGTGGAGCATTGCATTGTGATGCTGTTATGAATTCCAAGTTCTCTAGAACTAAGTGTTATCCAGCAGCTGCCGCAAAAAACCGTCACCTATGTGAG GGGCCATCAGCAAGCCGTCTTCATG AATTGTTTATACACCAGTTTTGTGATGCTCACACCTGCTCAGGGAAACAGAAGCCCTTCTCTAGAGGAGGCAAG GAGCAAAGTAGTTTCTTCCGCCTGGCTGCTGGAGCATTGATCTTGGTGCTACTTCCTGTGTtctatctttttctttatcttgttCAAAG TGATATGAAGGGTCGAACTCAGGAGCTTCGTCGCATCTCAAAAGCAGGATGGAAAGTCAAACCATCATGA
- the LOC112722202 gene encoding uncharacterized protein isoform X6: MKKLTAIVSIFVILTFSFHEIAYVSSSPLLHHAKQVHEEKSSTVRNLEQDQEHAGEVHCSRERSRAARKVIEQSHDNCLADLCGALHCDAVMNSKFSRTKCYPAAAAKNRHLCEGPSASRLHELFIHQFCDAHTCSGKQKPFSRGGKEQSSFFRLAAGALILVLLPVFYLFLYLVQSDMKGRTQELRRISKAGWKVKPS; encoded by the exons ATGAAGAAGCTCACTGCAATTGTTTCCATTTTCGTGATCTTAACTTTCTCTTTTCATGAAATCGCGTATgtttcttcatctcctctcttACACCACGCAAAACAG GTTCACGAAGAGAAATCTTCTACTGTAAG AAATCTTGAACAGGATCAAGAGCATGCTGGTGAAGTGCATTGCTCTAGAGAAAGAAGTAGGGCAGCTCGGAAAGTGATAGAACAG AGTCATGATAATTGCTTGGCTGATTTATGTGGAGCATTGCATTGTGATGCTGTTATGAATTCCAAGTTCTCTAGAACTAAGTGTTATCCAGCAGCTGCCGCAAAAAACCGTCACCTATGTGAG GGGCCATCAGCAAGCCGTCTTCATG AATTGTTTATACACCAGTTTTGTGATGCTCACACCTGCTCAGGGAAACAGAAGCCCTTCTCTAGAGGAGGCAAG GAGCAAAGTAGTTTCTTCCGCCTGGCTGCTGGAGCATTGATCTTGGTGCTACTTCCTGTGTtctatctttttctttatcttgttCAAAG TGATATGAAGGGTCGAACTCAGGAGCTTCGTCGCATCTCAAAAGCAGGATGGAAAGTCAAACCATCATGA
- the LOC112722202 gene encoding uncharacterized protein isoform X1, with product MKKLTAIVSIFVILTFSFHEIAYVSSSPLLHHAKQVHEEKSSTVRNLEQDQEHAGEVHCSRERSRAARKVIEQYLTPFVERENYHFSRNCRLHPENDIFRDQEEHKIFVDRHDWRCGYCRKVFREEKFLDQHFDNRHSNLLNVSHDNCLADLCGALHCDAVMNSKFSRTKCYPAAAAKNRHLYFVQSLADSCFSISQGPSASRLHELFIHQFCDAHTCSGKQKPFSRGGKEQSSFFRLAAGALILVLLPVFYLFLYLVQSDMKGRTQELRRISKAGWKVKPS from the exons ATGAAGAAGCTCACTGCAATTGTTTCCATTTTCGTGATCTTAACTTTCTCTTTTCATGAAATCGCGTATgtttcttcatctcctctcttACACCACGCAAAACAG GTTCACGAAGAGAAATCTTCTACTGTAAG AAATCTTGAACAGGATCAAGAGCATGCTGGTGAAGTGCATTGCTCTAGAGAAAGAAGTAGGGCAGCTCGGAAAGTGATAGAACAG TACTTGACACCGTTTGTTGAGCGAGAAAACTATCATTTTTCAAGAAACTGTAGACTTCACCCTGAAAATGATATATTCAGGGATCAGGAGGAGCATAAAATTTTCGTAGACAGGCATGATTGGCGGTGTGGATATTGTAGAAAAGTTTTCCGTGAAGAAAAATTTCTTGATCAGCATTTTGATAACAGGCACTCCAATCTTCTGAATGTA AGTCATGATAATTGCTTGGCTGATTTATGTGGAGCATTGCATTGTGATGCTGTTATGAATTCCAAGTTCTCTAGAACTAAGTGTTATCCAGCAGCTGCCGCAAAAAACCGTCACCTAT ATTTTGTCCAGAGTCTTGCTGACAGTTGCTTTTCCATAAGCCAGGGGCCATCAGCAAGCCGTCTTCATG AATTGTTTATACACCAGTTTTGTGATGCTCACACCTGCTCAGGGAAACAGAAGCCCTTCTCTAGAGGAGGCAAG GAGCAAAGTAGTTTCTTCCGCCTGGCTGCTGGAGCATTGATCTTGGTGCTACTTCCTGTGTtctatctttttctttatcttgttCAAAG TGATATGAAGGGTCGAACTCAGGAGCTTCGTCGCATCTCAAAAGCAGGATGGAAAGTCAAACCATCATGA
- the LOC112722202 gene encoding uncharacterized protein isoform X5: MKKLTAIVSIFVILTFSFHEIAYVSSSPLLHHAKQVHEEKSSTVRNLEQDQEHAGEVHCSRERSRAARKVIEQSHDNCLADLCGALHCDAVMNSKFSRTKCYPAAAAKNRHLCESLADSCFSISQGPSASRLHELFIHQFCDAHTCSGKQKPFSRGGKEQSSFFRLAAGALILVLLPVFYLFLYLVQSDMKGRTQELRRISKAGWKVKPS; encoded by the exons ATGAAGAAGCTCACTGCAATTGTTTCCATTTTCGTGATCTTAACTTTCTCTTTTCATGAAATCGCGTATgtttcttcatctcctctcttACACCACGCAAAACAG GTTCACGAAGAGAAATCTTCTACTGTAAG AAATCTTGAACAGGATCAAGAGCATGCTGGTGAAGTGCATTGCTCTAGAGAAAGAAGTAGGGCAGCTCGGAAAGTGATAGAACAG AGTCATGATAATTGCTTGGCTGATTTATGTGGAGCATTGCATTGTGATGCTGTTATGAATTCCAAGTTCTCTAGAACTAAGTGTTATCCAGCAGCTGCCGCAAAAAACCGTCACCTATGTGAG AGTCTTGCTGACAGTTGCTTTTCCATAAGCCAGGGGCCATCAGCAAGCCGTCTTCATG AATTGTTTATACACCAGTTTTGTGATGCTCACACCTGCTCAGGGAAACAGAAGCCCTTCTCTAGAGGAGGCAAG GAGCAAAGTAGTTTCTTCCGCCTGGCTGCTGGAGCATTGATCTTGGTGCTACTTCCTGTGTtctatctttttctttatcttgttCAAAG TGATATGAAGGGTCGAACTCAGGAGCTTCGTCGCATCTCAAAAGCAGGATGGAAAGTCAAACCATCATGA
- the LOC112722202 gene encoding uncharacterized protein isoform X2: MKKLTAIVSIFVILTFSFHEIAYVSSSPLLHHAKQVHEEKSSTVRNLEQDQEHAGEVHCSRERSRAARKVIEQYLTPFVERENYHFSRNCRLHPENDIFRDQEEHKIFVDRHDWRCGYCRKVFREEKFLDQHFDNRHSNLLNVSHDNCLADLCGALHCDAVMNSKFSRTKCYPAAAAKNRHLCESLADSCFSISQGPSASRLHELFIHQFCDAHTCSGKQKPFSRGGKEQSSFFRLAAGALILVLLPVFYLFLYLVQSDMKGRTQELRRISKAGWKVKPS; encoded by the exons ATGAAGAAGCTCACTGCAATTGTTTCCATTTTCGTGATCTTAACTTTCTCTTTTCATGAAATCGCGTATgtttcttcatctcctctcttACACCACGCAAAACAG GTTCACGAAGAGAAATCTTCTACTGTAAG AAATCTTGAACAGGATCAAGAGCATGCTGGTGAAGTGCATTGCTCTAGAGAAAGAAGTAGGGCAGCTCGGAAAGTGATAGAACAG TACTTGACACCGTTTGTTGAGCGAGAAAACTATCATTTTTCAAGAAACTGTAGACTTCACCCTGAAAATGATATATTCAGGGATCAGGAGGAGCATAAAATTTTCGTAGACAGGCATGATTGGCGGTGTGGATATTGTAGAAAAGTTTTCCGTGAAGAAAAATTTCTTGATCAGCATTTTGATAACAGGCACTCCAATCTTCTGAATGTA AGTCATGATAATTGCTTGGCTGATTTATGTGGAGCATTGCATTGTGATGCTGTTATGAATTCCAAGTTCTCTAGAACTAAGTGTTATCCAGCAGCTGCCGCAAAAAACCGTCACCTATGTGAG AGTCTTGCTGACAGTTGCTTTTCCATAAGCCAGGGGCCATCAGCAAGCCGTCTTCATG AATTGTTTATACACCAGTTTTGTGATGCTCACACCTGCTCAGGGAAACAGAAGCCCTTCTCTAGAGGAGGCAAG GAGCAAAGTAGTTTCTTCCGCCTGGCTGCTGGAGCATTGATCTTGGTGCTACTTCCTGTGTtctatctttttctttatcttgttCAAAG TGATATGAAGGGTCGAACTCAGGAGCTTCGTCGCATCTCAAAAGCAGGATGGAAAGTCAAACCATCATGA